A region from the Clavibacter sp. A6099 genome encodes:
- the recN gene encoding DNA repair protein RecN has translation MIEEITIRDLGVIGQATLPLGPGFTAVTGETGAGKTMVVTALGLLLGARADSGAVRQGSERAVVEGRWIIAADGPVPERVRDAGGDVDPFGDGTRGELIVTRQLSSEGRSRASVGGRGAPAALLTEIGEQLVVVHGQSDQMRLRSSTAQRQALDRFAGSALAPVLGEYQEVFRRWQASRAELDRLVTEQDARTREAEELRIAIDAIEAVAPQPGEDEELRERIDRLTNLEDLRAAASAAHELMSAEDASGEMADAASVLDTAHRRLDRVAAHDPGLAEIIESLDSARILVSEIAVQLSGYLAGLDADGARELETLQDRRAELAALTRAHGPTVEDALAFLDTGSARLLELDGDTDRIDLLRVEVERDEQLVGELAARVTAVREEAGARLAAAVTTELGALAMADASLEVRVSPREEPALSGADRVEILLRPHAGAEARPLGRGASGGELSRVMLAIEVVVAGDDPVPTFVFDEVDAGVGGAAAIEIGRRLARLAERAQVIVVTHLAQVAAFSTNHLRVVKGGDGQVTASSVTQLEGDARIQEMARLLSGLPDSESGLAHARELVETAASLR, from the coding sequence GTGATTGAGGAGATCACCATCCGCGACCTCGGGGTGATCGGCCAGGCCACGCTGCCGCTCGGGCCCGGCTTCACGGCCGTCACGGGCGAGACCGGCGCGGGCAAGACCATGGTCGTCACCGCCCTGGGCCTGCTGCTCGGCGCGCGCGCCGACTCGGGCGCCGTGCGGCAGGGGAGCGAGCGCGCGGTCGTCGAGGGGCGCTGGATCATCGCGGCCGACGGGCCCGTGCCCGAGCGCGTGCGCGACGCCGGGGGAGACGTCGACCCGTTCGGTGACGGCACGCGCGGCGAGCTCATCGTCACGCGCCAGCTCTCGTCCGAGGGACGCAGCCGCGCCTCCGTCGGGGGCCGCGGGGCTCCGGCGGCGCTGCTGACGGAGATCGGCGAGCAGCTCGTGGTGGTGCACGGCCAGTCCGACCAGATGCGCCTGCGGTCGTCCACCGCCCAGCGGCAGGCGCTCGACCGGTTCGCCGGATCCGCGCTCGCGCCCGTGCTCGGCGAGTACCAGGAGGTGTTCCGCCGCTGGCAGGCGTCGCGCGCCGAGCTCGACCGCCTCGTCACGGAGCAGGACGCCCGCACCCGCGAGGCCGAGGAGCTGCGCATCGCGATCGACGCGATCGAGGCCGTGGCGCCGCAGCCGGGCGAGGACGAGGAGCTGCGTGAGCGCATCGACCGGCTCACCAACCTCGAGGACCTGCGGGCCGCCGCGTCCGCGGCCCACGAGCTCATGTCCGCCGAGGACGCGTCCGGCGAGATGGCCGACGCCGCGTCCGTCCTCGACACCGCGCACCGCCGCCTCGACCGGGTCGCGGCGCACGACCCGGGCCTCGCTGAGATCATCGAGTCGCTGGACAGCGCGAGGATCCTCGTGTCGGAGATCGCCGTGCAGCTCTCGGGCTACCTCGCGGGGCTCGACGCCGACGGCGCGCGCGAGCTCGAGACCCTGCAGGACCGCCGCGCCGAGCTGGCGGCCCTCACGCGCGCGCACGGCCCCACGGTGGAGGACGCTCTCGCGTTCCTCGACACCGGCAGTGCGCGCCTGCTCGAGCTCGACGGCGACACCGACCGGATCGACCTGCTGCGGGTCGAGGTCGAGCGCGACGAGCAGCTCGTCGGCGAGCTGGCCGCGCGCGTCACCGCCGTCCGCGAGGAGGCCGGCGCGCGGCTCGCCGCGGCCGTGACGACCGAGCTCGGCGCGCTCGCCATGGCCGACGCGTCGCTCGAGGTGCGGGTGTCGCCGCGGGAGGAGCCCGCGCTGTCGGGCGCCGACCGGGTCGAGATCCTGCTGCGGCCCCACGCGGGAGCCGAGGCGCGTCCGCTCGGCCGCGGCGCGTCCGGCGGTGAGCTGTCGCGCGTGATGCTCGCCATCGAGGTCGTGGTGGCCGGCGACGACCCCGTGCCCACCTTCGTGTTCGACGAGGTCGACGCGGGCGTCGGCGGTGCGGCGGCGATCGAGATCGGGCGGCGACTGGCACGGCTGGCGGAGCGCGCGCAGGTCATCGTGGTCACGCACCTCGCGCAGGTCGCGGCGTTCTCCACCAACCACCTGCGCGTCGTCAAGGGCGGCGACGGGCAGGTCACCGCGTCGAGCGTCACGCAGCTCGAGGGCGACGCGCGGATCCAGGAGATGGCGCGCCTGCTCTCCGGCCTGCCGGACAGCGAGAGCGGCCTGGCGCACGCGCGCGAGCTCGTGGAGACGGCGGCGTCCCTGCGCTGA
- a CDS encoding NAD kinase translates to MAGPARHILVVSHTGRRDSIDAALSVCAQLAEADVHLVLTADEKADILPFAPEMDGVAVLGEDVQTADLEIVIVLGGDGTILRSAEIVRGTSVPLLGVNLGHVGFLAESEREDLTATVRRVLDRDYTVEERMTLDVTLKVGADIVYRTWALNEATVEKASRERMLEVVVEIDGRPLASYGCDGMVVSTPTGSTAYAFSAGGPIVWPSLEAMLVVPLSPHTLFARSLVVGPESTVAVEVLSRTSGSGVLWCDGRRTRDMPPGARVEARRSAIPVRLARLKQSPFTDRLVNKFELPVTGWRGPIDRD, encoded by the coding sequence GTGGCTGGACCCGCGAGGCACATCCTGGTCGTGTCCCACACGGGACGGCGCGACTCCATCGACGCGGCGCTCAGCGTGTGCGCGCAGCTGGCCGAGGCCGACGTGCACCTCGTGCTCACGGCCGACGAGAAGGCCGACATCCTGCCGTTCGCGCCCGAGATGGACGGCGTCGCCGTGCTGGGGGAGGACGTGCAGACGGCCGACCTCGAGATCGTCATCGTCCTCGGCGGCGACGGCACGATCCTGCGCTCGGCCGAGATCGTGCGCGGCACCTCCGTGCCGCTCCTCGGGGTGAACCTCGGGCACGTGGGCTTCCTCGCCGAGAGCGAGCGCGAGGACCTCACGGCCACCGTGCGCCGCGTGCTCGACCGCGACTACACGGTCGAGGAGCGCATGACGCTCGACGTGACGCTCAAGGTCGGCGCCGACATCGTCTACCGCACGTGGGCGCTCAACGAGGCGACCGTGGAGAAGGCCAGCCGCGAGCGCATGCTCGAGGTGGTGGTCGAGATCGACGGGCGGCCGCTCGCGTCCTACGGCTGCGACGGCATGGTCGTGTCGACGCCCACGGGATCCACGGCGTACGCGTTCTCCGCGGGTGGCCCCATCGTGTGGCCGAGCCTGGAGGCGATGCTCGTGGTGCCGCTCAGCCCGCACACGCTCTTCGCCCGCTCGCTCGTCGTGGGCCCGGAGTCGACGGTCGCCGTCGAGGTGCTGAGCCGCACCTCCGGATCCGGCGTCCTCTGGTGCGACGGGCGACGCACCCGCGACATGCCCCCCGGCGCGCGGGTCGAGGCCCGCCGCTCCGCCATCCCCGTGCGCCTCGCGCGCCTCAAGCAGTCGCCGTTCACCGACCGCCTCGTCAACAAGTTCGAGCTGCCGGTCACCGGCTGGAGGGGGCCGATCGACCGTGATTGA
- a CDS encoding DNA-binding protein codes for MFVITADQKGSRTDVDRAGTGRDDLASRFEGRLVLPVDRTSGDELQALVADADTALDMALVLTRAGHWSVGLGIGAVRTPLPRATREATGPAFIAARDAVGAAKRSATRFALAVDPPAPPTADGPGSDGPGSGLPGPDEVEALVTLLLLARDRRTAQGWDVVDRMADGSTQREVAAALGITPQAVSTRLRTSAWRAERAAIPGLVALLAHLDAQATRGEGTAAPAPRSARAGARS; via the coding sequence ATGTTCGTCATCACCGCCGACCAGAAGGGCAGCAGGACCGACGTCGACCGCGCCGGGACGGGACGGGACGATCTGGCGTCGCGCTTCGAGGGCCGGCTCGTGCTCCCGGTCGACCGCACGTCCGGCGACGAGCTGCAGGCGCTCGTCGCCGACGCGGACACCGCCCTCGACATGGCGCTCGTCCTCACCCGCGCCGGGCACTGGAGCGTCGGCCTCGGGATCGGAGCCGTGCGCACCCCGCTCCCCCGGGCGACGCGCGAGGCCACCGGCCCGGCCTTCATCGCCGCGCGTGACGCGGTCGGCGCGGCCAAGCGGAGCGCGACGAGGTTCGCGCTCGCGGTGGATCCGCCTGCTCCCCCGACAGCCGACGGTCCGGGATCCGACGGCCCGGGCTCCGGGCTCCCCGGCCCCGACGAGGTCGAGGCGCTCGTCACGCTGCTGCTCCTGGCGCGGGACCGCCGCACCGCCCAGGGCTGGGACGTCGTCGACCGGATGGCGGACGGGAGCACGCAGCGTGAGGTCGCCGCCGCCCTCGGCATCACTCCCCAGGCCGTGAGCACGCGGCTGCGGACCAGCGCATGGCGCGCCGAGCGGGCCGCGATCCCGGGGCTCGTCGCGCTGCTCGCCCACCTCGACGCGCAGGCGACCCGGGGCGAGGGCACCGCGGCACCCGCACCGCGATCCGCCCGCGCGGGGGCGCGCTCGTGA
- a CDS encoding TlyA family RNA methyltransferase, which produces MADPGDTTASTPAADPVPVEPLGGALRLDAALPALGLARSRTHAARLIADGLVTVDGRGVVKASFRVMPGSVVEVAGTDAYVSRGAHKLIGALDAFPGVAVDGRLALDVGASTGGFTQVLLERGARRVVALDVGHGQLDPLIREDPRVDVVEGFNVRDLTPESLAGVTPADMAGERPELVVGDLSFISLGLVLPAIARTAADGADIVLLIKPQFEVGRSGIREGIVHDPGLRDDAVMRVLWAAWDLGLGTAGLVSSPIVGGAGNHEYLAWFSGRAGSNPTQWRSTSNEITGA; this is translated from the coding sequence GTGGCTGACCCCGGCGACACGACCGCGTCCACGCCGGCTGCCGACCCGGTTCCCGTCGAGCCGCTCGGCGGCGCCCTGCGGCTCGACGCCGCCCTGCCCGCGCTCGGCCTGGCGCGTTCGCGCACCCACGCCGCCCGGCTCATCGCCGACGGGCTCGTCACGGTCGACGGGCGCGGTGTCGTCAAGGCGTCGTTCCGGGTGATGCCCGGCTCCGTCGTCGAGGTCGCAGGCACGGACGCGTACGTGAGCCGCGGTGCCCACAAGCTGATCGGCGCGCTCGACGCGTTCCCCGGGGTCGCGGTCGACGGGCGCCTGGCGCTCGACGTCGGCGCGTCCACGGGTGGGTTCACGCAGGTGCTGCTCGAGCGGGGCGCGCGACGGGTGGTCGCGCTCGACGTGGGGCACGGGCAGCTGGATCCGCTCATCCGCGAGGATCCGCGCGTCGACGTCGTCGAGGGGTTCAACGTGCGCGACCTGACGCCCGAGTCGCTCGCGGGCGTGACGCCCGCGGACATGGCGGGGGAGCGACCGGAGCTCGTCGTCGGCGACCTCTCCTTCATCTCGCTCGGGCTCGTGCTGCCGGCCATCGCGCGCACCGCCGCGGACGGCGCCGACATCGTGCTGCTGATCAAGCCGCAGTTCGAGGTGGGCCGCTCGGGGATCCGCGAGGGCATCGTGCACGACCCGGGGCTCCGCGACGACGCCGTCATGCGCGTGCTCTGGGCCGCGTGGGACCTCGGCCTCGGGACCGCCGGCCTCGTCTCCTCCCCGATCGTCGGCGGGGCCGGGAACCACGAGTACCTCGCCTGGTTCAGCGGTCGCGCGGGGAGCAATCCGACACAATGGAGATCGACGTCGAACGAGATCACAGGAGCGTGA
- a CDS encoding HAD-IIA family hydrolase: MFARASKGSAPLDGVDVILADLDGVVYAGPDSIPHAVDALNRAAGDGIRLGYITNNASRTDASVAEHLSSLGLTVAPADVVTSPQAALRLLADRVPAGSTVLVVGGDGLVHELEKAGYVVTRSTEDSPAAVVQGFSPEVGWAQLAEAAFALADPDVVWVATNTDWTIPVARGIAPGNGTLVSAVHTAVGRLPVVAGKPETPIFDVARERFGAQRPVFLGDRLDTDILGATRAGMTSVHVLTGIDRAKQLLAAEEDQRPTFILEHLGQLHEPYPETRFSQEGRVATVGKSSVRIAGDRVEVVKDGGSTIDTLRAACAVIWNSGRPIYGLDVQESLYVAAGAGRA, translated from the coding sequence ATGTTCGCTAGGGCGTCCAAGGGCAGTGCGCCGCTCGACGGCGTGGACGTGATCCTCGCGGACCTCGACGGCGTCGTGTACGCCGGGCCCGACAGCATCCCGCACGCGGTCGACGCGCTGAACCGCGCCGCCGGCGACGGGATCCGGCTCGGCTACATCACCAACAACGCCTCGCGCACGGACGCGTCGGTCGCCGAGCACCTGAGCTCGCTCGGGCTCACGGTGGCGCCCGCGGACGTCGTCACGTCGCCGCAGGCCGCGCTGCGCCTGCTCGCGGACCGGGTGCCCGCCGGATCCACCGTGCTCGTCGTCGGCGGGGATGGCCTCGTGCACGAGCTCGAGAAGGCCGGGTACGTGGTCACGCGCTCCACGGAGGACAGCCCGGCGGCGGTCGTGCAGGGCTTCTCGCCGGAGGTGGGCTGGGCCCAGCTGGCCGAGGCCGCGTTCGCGCTGGCCGACCCTGACGTGGTGTGGGTCGCGACCAACACCGACTGGACCATCCCCGTCGCGCGGGGCATCGCACCCGGCAACGGCACGCTCGTCTCGGCCGTGCACACGGCGGTCGGTCGGCTCCCCGTGGTCGCGGGCAAGCCGGAGACGCCGATCTTCGACGTGGCGCGCGAGCGCTTCGGCGCCCAGCGGCCCGTGTTCCTCGGCGACCGGCTCGACACCGACATCCTCGGGGCGACGCGCGCCGGGATGACGTCGGTCCACGTGCTCACCGGGATCGACCGGGCGAAGCAGCTCCTCGCCGCCGAGGAGGACCAGCGGCCGACGTTCATCCTCGAGCACCTCGGGCAGCTGCACGAGCCGTACCCCGAGACGCGGTTCTCGCAGGAGGGCCGCGTGGCGACGGTCGGGAAGTCGTCCGTGCGCATCGCGGGCGACCGTGTGGAGGTCGTCAAGGACGGCGGATCCACCATCGACACGTTGCGCGCCGCCTGCGCCGTGATCTGGAACTCGGGCCGGCCGATCTACGGGCTCGACGTGCAGGAGTCGCTGTACGTCGCGGCCGGCGCAGGCCGGGCATAG
- the tyrS gene encoding tyrosine--tRNA ligase, translating into MTNADPDRLCSQRNDPSFEDVWEEIVWRGYVHVSTDQGALKELLSGPPITYYCGFDPTAPSLHLGNLVQLLLMRRFQLAGHRPLGLVGGSTGLIGDPRPTAERTLNDPEVVADWVGRVQAQVSAFLSPEGDNAVRIVNNLDWTAPMSAIDFLREVGKHFRVGTMLKKDAVSARLNSDEGISYTEFSYQILQGLDFRELHRTYGCVLQTGGSDQWGNLTSGTDLIRRSERTTAHAIGTPLITNSDGTKFGKSEGNAIWLDPDLTSPYAFYQFWLNTEDADVIQRLRLFTFLDRARIEELARAVESEPFRREAQRTLAWEVTSLVHGVEATESAIAAAQALFGQGELTALDEPTLRAALGELPSAEVAAGTTVIQALIDTGLVSSAGEARRAITQGGVYVNNVAVDDAAAVVDALLHGRFAVIRRGKKTLAGVTVA; encoded by the coding sequence GTGACGAACGCCGATCCCGACCGACTCTGCTCCCAGCGCAACGACCCGTCCTTCGAGGACGTGTGGGAGGAGATCGTCTGGCGCGGGTACGTGCATGTCTCCACGGACCAGGGTGCGCTGAAGGAGCTGCTCTCCGGTCCGCCCATCACGTACTACTGCGGCTTCGACCCCACCGCGCCGAGCCTGCACCTGGGCAACCTCGTGCAGCTGCTGCTCATGCGCCGCTTCCAGCTGGCCGGGCACCGTCCGCTCGGCCTCGTGGGCGGGTCCACCGGCCTGATCGGCGACCCGCGGCCGACCGCCGAGCGCACCCTCAACGACCCGGAGGTGGTCGCGGACTGGGTGGGCCGTGTGCAGGCGCAGGTCTCGGCGTTCCTCAGCCCCGAGGGCGACAACGCCGTGCGGATCGTGAACAACCTGGACTGGACGGCGCCGATGAGCGCCATCGACTTCCTCCGGGAGGTCGGCAAGCACTTCCGGGTGGGCACCATGCTCAAGAAGGACGCGGTGAGCGCGCGCCTCAACTCCGACGAGGGCATCAGCTACACGGAGTTCAGCTACCAGATCCTGCAGGGTCTCGACTTCCGCGAGCTGCACCGCACGTACGGGTGCGTGCTGCAGACCGGCGGCAGCGACCAGTGGGGCAACCTGACCAGTGGCACCGACCTGATCCGGCGCAGCGAGCGGACCACCGCGCACGCCATCGGCACGCCCCTCATCACCAACTCCGACGGCACCAAGTTCGGCAAGAGCGAGGGCAATGCGATCTGGCTCGACCCGGACCTGACGAGCCCGTACGCGTTCTACCAGTTCTGGCTCAACACGGAGGATGCGGACGTGATCCAGCGCCTCCGCCTCTTCACGTTCCTCGACCGGGCCCGCATCGAGGAGCTGGCACGGGCCGTGGAGTCCGAGCCCTTCCGACGCGAGGCCCAGCGGACGCTGGCCTGGGAGGTGACGTCGCTGGTCCACGGTGTCGAGGCGACGGAGTCCGCCATCGCCGCGGCGCAGGCGCTGTTCGGGCAGGGCGAGCTGACCGCGCTCGACGAGCCGACGCTCCGCGCCGCGCTGGGCGAGCTCCCGTCCGCGGAGGTCGCCGCCGGCACGACGGTGATCCAGGCGCTGATCGACACCGGTCTGGTCTCGAGCGCGGGTGAGGCTCGGCGCGCGATCACGCAGGGCGGGGTCTACGTGAACAACGTCGCGGTGGACGACGCGGCCGCTGTCGTCGACGCCCTCCTGCACGGCCGTTTCGCCGTGATCCGGCGGGGCAAGAAGACCCTCGCGGGCGTCACCGTCGCCTGA
- a CDS encoding DNA-3-methyladenine glycosylase: MIDAAFFARDAVEVAPALLGAILSRDSEEGRVSVRLTEVEAYRGVGEDPGSHAFRGKRARNATMFGPPAHLYAYFTYGMHTCANIVCGPEGTSAGVLLRAGEVVEGVELARRRRGAAVRDRDLARGPARLAVALAIPLSDDGVALDAPPYRLDLPDEPLALPAAGPRVGVSGPGGSGELFPWRFWVPGDATVSAYRAHVPRVRR; encoded by the coding sequence GTGATCGACGCGGCCTTCTTCGCGCGCGACGCGGTCGAGGTGGCGCCCGCGCTCCTCGGCGCGATCCTCTCGCGCGACTCGGAGGAGGGCCGCGTCTCCGTGCGCCTCACCGAGGTGGAGGCCTACCGCGGCGTCGGCGAGGATCCCGGCTCGCACGCCTTCCGCGGGAAGCGGGCGCGCAACGCGACCATGTTCGGCCCGCCCGCGCACCTCTACGCGTACTTCACGTACGGCATGCACACGTGCGCGAACATCGTCTGCGGCCCCGAGGGCACGAGCGCCGGCGTGCTGCTGCGCGCCGGCGAGGTCGTGGAGGGCGTCGAGCTCGCGCGGCGCCGGCGCGGCGCCGCGGTCCGCGATCGCGACCTGGCGCGGGGGCCGGCGCGGCTCGCGGTCGCCTTGGCGATCCCGCTGTCCGACGACGGCGTGGCGCTGGACGCGCCGCCGTACCGGCTGGACCTCCCCGACGAGCCGCTCGCCCTCCCGGCCGCGGGCCCGCGCGTCGGCGTGTCCGGACCCGGTGGGTCCGGTGAGCTCTTCCCGTGGCGCTTCTGGGTGCCGGGCGACGCGACCGTCTCGGCGTACCGGGCGCACGTGCCGCGCGTCCGCCGCTGA